One region of Oryzias latipes chromosome 6, ASM223467v1 genomic DNA includes:
- the cntn1 gene encoding contactin-1 isoform X1 — translation MLRLALLLHLLLLSFTPAGASVHEEFADLCGDGSVGFGPVFEKQPVDTIYPEESLEANITMNCQAKANPPATYKWMLNDREIDIGAERNHYSLIEGNLVISNPVKSKHVGKYSCSATNMYGTVISKEASVQFGYLDLFSTDERTTVYVKEGQGAVVLCAPPPHFPAKLSFRWIFNEFPTFIQLDNRRYVCQTTGNLYISKVESSDRGNYSCIASSHSISKSVFSNYIPLQPLTERPNRKYPADLRVKFPDTTALVGQNVTLECFALGNPVPEIHWRKMEGHLPQNHDLRMSGSQLHLYNIQVKDSGIYKCEAINSKGKDYHSANVFVEAYPEWVEHITSKKKELHSNYTMSCKASGKPEPKIRWLKNGHQIDEKDVHFRNLTLDNSGMYQCIAENRHGVIYANAELQVFACPPTFEHNPIKTVMVAKNSRAVLECRPYAAPTPSFTWSKGTELLSNSTRVFIWEDGSLEIRDVTQSDEGQYTCFASNILGKASSVVSLSVTDSTRITLPPSDADVNAGEDAWMRCAASHDPSLDITFIWSLDGRVIDLDKGRLHYERVPNGNSSDELKIKNAQVKHAGVYSCTAQTTADNVTASARLIVRGPPGAPGGVRVINKTETTVTLQWSRGADNHKSISKYTIQYRDDFLKDAWSNARTSPADVEGNAEMATVVNLFPWTEYEFRVIAANILGSGDPSKPSPKERTLDAVPVVAPSEVGGGGGTGRELIITWTPVQPKYHYGPNFGYILAFKPQDQKEWKRMKVTDSESKRYIHKDPSMPPVTPFDVKIKAFNSKGEGPFSIKAVVYSGQDAPSEAPAVIEGRALSASTAIISWKHVANVEGYKVKFWTNQQDREGRAQEVAVSGMENHTRIEGLKPNSEYNIEVRGYNSAGYGPPSKHLKVQTKKPPPDRPPKIIGTKVKGQFINIAWEAVEPLSNESKVDGYRVLFKPKGNQTSTLYTTNKRSIDIPLLADKEFVVEIRAHTDGGVGAVSQIGFPDNNYPASGAASKGGGVTVNQSFCIFSLSLALLFFLNL, via the exons GTGCTTCGGTTCATGAGGAGTTTGCAGATCTCTGTGGAG ACGGATCTGTAGGTTTCGGACCAGTGTTTGAGAAGCAGCCAGTGGATACGATCTACCCTGAGGAGTCACTGGAGGCCAATATTACCATGAACTGCCAGGCTAAAGCTAATCCACCTGCCACATACAA atggATGCTAAATGACAGAGAAATTGACATCGGAGCAGAAAGAAACCACTACAGTTTAATTGAGGGCAACTTGGTTATCAGCAACCCAGTTAAAAGCAAACATGTAGGCAAATACTCCTGTTCGGCCACCAACATGTACGGCACTGTCATCAGCAAAGAAGCGTCCGTCCAGTTTGGCT ATTTGGATCTTTTCTCAACGGATGAAAGGACCACAGTTTACGTCAAAGAGGGTCAGGGTGCAGTCGTGCTCTGTGCTCCTCCACCACATTTCCCAG CCAAGCTGTCCTTCAGATGGATCTTCAATGAGTTCCCTACCTTCATCCAACTGGACAACCGCCGCTATGTCTGCCAGACAACAGGAAACCTATACATCTCCAAGGTGGAGTCGTCCGACAGAGGCAACTACTCCTGCATCGCATCAAGCCACTCGATTTCGAAGAGTGTTTTCTCCAACTACATCCCGCTGCAGCCCCTGACTGAAC GTCCCAACAGGAAGTACCCCGCTGACCTCCGAGTGAAGTTCCCAGACACCACTGCTTTAGTTGGACAGAACGTCACCCTGGAGTGCTTTGCTTTGGGGAA TCCTGTACCTGAGATTCACTGGAGAAAGATGGAAGGACATTTACCACAAAATCATGACCTGCGGATGTCAGGCTCTCAGCTGCATCTGTACAATATCCAGGTAAAAGACAGCGGGATTTACAAATGTGAAGCAATCAACTCCAAAGGAAAAGACTACCACTCTGCAAATGTATTTGTTGAAG CTTATCCTGAATGGGTGGAGCACATCACGAGCAAAAAGAAGGAACTCCATAGTAACTATACCATGTCATGTAAGGCCAGTGGCAAACCGGAACCTAAAATCCGTTGGCTAAAAAATGGTCATCAG ATTGATGAAAAAGACGTCCACTTTAGGAACTTGACGTTGGATAATTCTGGGATGTACCAGTGCATAGCAGAGAATCGTCATGGAGTTATTTATGCCaatgcagagctgcaggtgtTTG ctTGTCCTCCCACTTTTGAGCACAATCCAATAAAGACAGTGATGGTGGCCAAAAACAGTCGGGCTGTGCTTGAGTGTCGACCGTACGCAGCTCCAACGCCTAGCTTCACCTGGAGCAAAGGAACTGAGCTGCTCTCCAACTCAACCAG GGTGTTCATCTGGGAGGATGGAAGCTTAGAGATCCGGGATGTGACACAGTCAGACGAAGGCCAGTACACATGCTTTGCCAGCAATATCTTGGGCAAGGCTAGCAGCGTGGTCTCGCTGTCGGTTACAG ACTCCACAAGGATCACCTTGCCACCCTCTGATGCTGACGTTAATGCCGGGGAGGATGCCTGGATGCGGTGTGCAGCATCACATGACCCGTCCCTAGACATAACCTTCATCTGGTCCCTTGACGGACGAGTCATTGACTTGGACAAGGGCAGGCTGCATTATGAACGGGTTCCA AATGGAAATTCAAGTGATGAGCTGAAGATCAAAAACGCTCAGGTCAAGCATGCAGGAGTTTATAGCTGTACCGCGCAGACCACAGCTGACAACGTCACTGCCTCTGCCCGTTTGATTGTGAGGG GTCCCCCTGGAGCCCCCGGTGGGGTTCGAGTAATAAACAAGACGGAAACGACTGTGACGCTGCAGTGGAGCCGGGGAGCAGACAACCACAAATCGATCTCCAAATACACCATCCAGTACAGGGACGATTTCTTAAAGGATGCTTGGAGCAACGCCAGGACGT cTCCTGCTGATGTGGAAGGAAATGCAGAAATGGCCACTGTTGTTAACTTATTCCCCTGGACAGAGTATGAGTTCAGGGTCATCGCTGCCAATATCCTTGGGTCAGGAGACCCTAGCAAACCATCACCTAAAGAAAGGACACTGGACGCAG TTCCTGTGGTGGCGCCGTCAGAGGTCGGTGGGGGTGGAGGGACTGGTAGGGAGCTGATCATCACATGGACG CCAGTGCAGCCAAAGTACCACTATGGCCCCAACTTTGGCTACATTTTAGCCTTCAAACCGCAAGACCAAAAAGAATGGAAAAGGATGAAAGTAACTGATTCTGAAAGCAAGCGGTACATCCACAAAGACCCCAGCATGCCTCCAGTGACACCATTCGACGTCAAAATCAAAGCTTTCAACAGCAAAGGAGAGGGACCCTTTAGCATAAAAGCTGTGGTTTACTCTGGACAGGATG ctCCATCTGAGGCTCCTGCTGTGATTGAAGGCAGAGCGTTGTCTGCCTCAACAGCTATAATATCCTGGAAGCATGTTGCTAATGTAGAAGGTTATAAG GTAAAGTTCTGGACAAATCAGCAGGACAGAGAAGGAAGAGCACAAGAAGTCGCTGTGTCAGGCATGGAGAACCACACCAGAATTGAGGGTTTAAAACCAAACTCTGAGTACAACATTGAGGTTCGAGGCTACAACTCTGCAGGATACGGGCCTCCCAGTAAACACCTGAAAGTCCAAACCAAGAAACCCC CTCCAGATCGACCTCCAAAAATAATAGGTACAAAGGTGAAGGGTCAATTCATAAATATTGCCTGGGAAGCCGTGGAACCGCTATCAAATGAGTCAAAAGTAGACGGTTACAGA GTGCTGTTCAAACCGAAAGGTAACCAGACCAGCACTCTGTACACAACCAACAAGCGCTCCATAGACATCCCCCTCCTTGCTGATAAGGAGTTTGTGGTGGAGATTCGGGCGCACACAGATGGAGGAGTTGGAGCCGTGTCACAAATCGGCTTCCCAG ATAACAATTATCCAGCTTCAGGTGCTGCTTCTAAGG gtgGAGGTGTCACGGTTAATCAGTCCTTCTGCATTTTCTCCCTGTCTCTGGCGCTCCTCTTCTTCCTGAATCTCTGA
- the cntn1 gene encoding contactin-1 isoform X2 — MLRLALLLHLLLLSFTPAGASVHEEFADLCGDGSVGFGPVFEKQPVDTIYPEESLEANITMNCQAKANPPATYKWMLNDREIDIGAERNHYSLIEGNLVISNPVKSKHVGKYSCSATNMYGTVISKEASVQFGYLDLFSTDERTTVYVKEGQGAVVLCAPPPHFPAKLSFRWIFNEFPTFIQLDNRRYVCQTTGNLYISKVESSDRGNYSCIASSHSISKSVFSNYIPLQPLTERPNRKYPADLRVKFPDTTALVGQNVTLECFALGNPVPEIHWRKMEGHLPQNHDLRMSGSQLHLYNIQVKDSGIYKCEAINSKGKDYHSANVFVEAYPEWVEHITSKKKELHSNYTMSCKASGKPEPKIRWLKNGHQIDEKDVHFRNLTLDNSGMYQCIAENRHGVIYANAELQVFACPPTFEHNPIKTVMVAKNSRAVLECRPYAAPTPSFTWSKGTELLSNSTRVFIWEDGSLEIRDVTQSDEGQYTCFASNILGKASSVVSLSVTDSTRITLPPSDADVNAGEDAWMRCAASHDPSLDITFIWSLDGRVIDLDKGRLHYERVPNGNSSDELKIKNAQVKHAGVYSCTAQTTADNVTASARLIVRGPPGAPGGVRVINKTETTVTLQWSRGADNHKSISKYTIQYRDDFLKDAWSNARTSPADVEGNAEMATVVNLFPWTEYEFRVIAANILGSGDPSKPSPKERTLDAVPVVAPSEVGGGGGTGRELIITWTPVQPKYHYGPNFGYILAFKPQDQKEWKRMKVTDSESKRYIHKDPSMPPVTPFDVKIKAFNSKGEGPFSIKAVVYSGQDAPSEAPAVIEGRALSASTAIISWKHVANVEGYKVKFWTNQQDREGRAQEVAVSGMENHTRIEGLKPNSEYNIEVRGYNSAGYGPPSKHLKVQTKKPPPDRPPKIIGTKVKGQFINIAWEAVEPLSNESKVDGYRVLFKPKGNQTSTLYTTNKRSIDIPLLADKEFVVEIRAHTDGGVGAVSQIGFPGGGVTVNQSFCIFSLSLALLFFLNL, encoded by the exons GTGCTTCGGTTCATGAGGAGTTTGCAGATCTCTGTGGAG ACGGATCTGTAGGTTTCGGACCAGTGTTTGAGAAGCAGCCAGTGGATACGATCTACCCTGAGGAGTCACTGGAGGCCAATATTACCATGAACTGCCAGGCTAAAGCTAATCCACCTGCCACATACAA atggATGCTAAATGACAGAGAAATTGACATCGGAGCAGAAAGAAACCACTACAGTTTAATTGAGGGCAACTTGGTTATCAGCAACCCAGTTAAAAGCAAACATGTAGGCAAATACTCCTGTTCGGCCACCAACATGTACGGCACTGTCATCAGCAAAGAAGCGTCCGTCCAGTTTGGCT ATTTGGATCTTTTCTCAACGGATGAAAGGACCACAGTTTACGTCAAAGAGGGTCAGGGTGCAGTCGTGCTCTGTGCTCCTCCACCACATTTCCCAG CCAAGCTGTCCTTCAGATGGATCTTCAATGAGTTCCCTACCTTCATCCAACTGGACAACCGCCGCTATGTCTGCCAGACAACAGGAAACCTATACATCTCCAAGGTGGAGTCGTCCGACAGAGGCAACTACTCCTGCATCGCATCAAGCCACTCGATTTCGAAGAGTGTTTTCTCCAACTACATCCCGCTGCAGCCCCTGACTGAAC GTCCCAACAGGAAGTACCCCGCTGACCTCCGAGTGAAGTTCCCAGACACCACTGCTTTAGTTGGACAGAACGTCACCCTGGAGTGCTTTGCTTTGGGGAA TCCTGTACCTGAGATTCACTGGAGAAAGATGGAAGGACATTTACCACAAAATCATGACCTGCGGATGTCAGGCTCTCAGCTGCATCTGTACAATATCCAGGTAAAAGACAGCGGGATTTACAAATGTGAAGCAATCAACTCCAAAGGAAAAGACTACCACTCTGCAAATGTATTTGTTGAAG CTTATCCTGAATGGGTGGAGCACATCACGAGCAAAAAGAAGGAACTCCATAGTAACTATACCATGTCATGTAAGGCCAGTGGCAAACCGGAACCTAAAATCCGTTGGCTAAAAAATGGTCATCAG ATTGATGAAAAAGACGTCCACTTTAGGAACTTGACGTTGGATAATTCTGGGATGTACCAGTGCATAGCAGAGAATCGTCATGGAGTTATTTATGCCaatgcagagctgcaggtgtTTG ctTGTCCTCCCACTTTTGAGCACAATCCAATAAAGACAGTGATGGTGGCCAAAAACAGTCGGGCTGTGCTTGAGTGTCGACCGTACGCAGCTCCAACGCCTAGCTTCACCTGGAGCAAAGGAACTGAGCTGCTCTCCAACTCAACCAG GGTGTTCATCTGGGAGGATGGAAGCTTAGAGATCCGGGATGTGACACAGTCAGACGAAGGCCAGTACACATGCTTTGCCAGCAATATCTTGGGCAAGGCTAGCAGCGTGGTCTCGCTGTCGGTTACAG ACTCCACAAGGATCACCTTGCCACCCTCTGATGCTGACGTTAATGCCGGGGAGGATGCCTGGATGCGGTGTGCAGCATCACATGACCCGTCCCTAGACATAACCTTCATCTGGTCCCTTGACGGACGAGTCATTGACTTGGACAAGGGCAGGCTGCATTATGAACGGGTTCCA AATGGAAATTCAAGTGATGAGCTGAAGATCAAAAACGCTCAGGTCAAGCATGCAGGAGTTTATAGCTGTACCGCGCAGACCACAGCTGACAACGTCACTGCCTCTGCCCGTTTGATTGTGAGGG GTCCCCCTGGAGCCCCCGGTGGGGTTCGAGTAATAAACAAGACGGAAACGACTGTGACGCTGCAGTGGAGCCGGGGAGCAGACAACCACAAATCGATCTCCAAATACACCATCCAGTACAGGGACGATTTCTTAAAGGATGCTTGGAGCAACGCCAGGACGT cTCCTGCTGATGTGGAAGGAAATGCAGAAATGGCCACTGTTGTTAACTTATTCCCCTGGACAGAGTATGAGTTCAGGGTCATCGCTGCCAATATCCTTGGGTCAGGAGACCCTAGCAAACCATCACCTAAAGAAAGGACACTGGACGCAG TTCCTGTGGTGGCGCCGTCAGAGGTCGGTGGGGGTGGAGGGACTGGTAGGGAGCTGATCATCACATGGACG CCAGTGCAGCCAAAGTACCACTATGGCCCCAACTTTGGCTACATTTTAGCCTTCAAACCGCAAGACCAAAAAGAATGGAAAAGGATGAAAGTAACTGATTCTGAAAGCAAGCGGTACATCCACAAAGACCCCAGCATGCCTCCAGTGACACCATTCGACGTCAAAATCAAAGCTTTCAACAGCAAAGGAGAGGGACCCTTTAGCATAAAAGCTGTGGTTTACTCTGGACAGGATG ctCCATCTGAGGCTCCTGCTGTGATTGAAGGCAGAGCGTTGTCTGCCTCAACAGCTATAATATCCTGGAAGCATGTTGCTAATGTAGAAGGTTATAAG GTAAAGTTCTGGACAAATCAGCAGGACAGAGAAGGAAGAGCACAAGAAGTCGCTGTGTCAGGCATGGAGAACCACACCAGAATTGAGGGTTTAAAACCAAACTCTGAGTACAACATTGAGGTTCGAGGCTACAACTCTGCAGGATACGGGCCTCCCAGTAAACACCTGAAAGTCCAAACCAAGAAACCCC CTCCAGATCGACCTCCAAAAATAATAGGTACAAAGGTGAAGGGTCAATTCATAAATATTGCCTGGGAAGCCGTGGAACCGCTATCAAATGAGTCAAAAGTAGACGGTTACAGA GTGCTGTTCAAACCGAAAGGTAACCAGACCAGCACTCTGTACACAACCAACAAGCGCTCCATAGACATCCCCCTCCTTGCTGATAAGGAGTTTGTGGTGGAGATTCGGGCGCACACAGATGGAGGAGTTGGAGCCGTGTCACAAATCGGCTTCCCAG gtgGAGGTGTCACGGTTAATCAGTCCTTCTGCATTTTCTCCCTGTCTCTGGCGCTCCTCTTCTTCCTGAATCTCTGA